One window of Paenibacillus sp. FSL K6-3182 genomic DNA carries:
- a CDS encoding response regulator transcription factor yields the protein MNKITIVIADDQMLTREGLRTILDLEDDFEIVGVAKNGEEACEMAETLQPDLMLLDIQMPIMDGITALKRIKQSSPNIFILFLTTFIDADYIVEGMAHGASGYMLKDMDIDKMIAAIRDTISGQFILPAAVAAKLAERMNRFTEDHEQWQNPSQRHIQLTDREKKLAQLIIRGLNNREIADALFIAEGTARNYISNLYSKLEVVDRAQAIIRLQGLI from the coding sequence ATGAATAAGATAACGATAGTAATTGCCGATGATCAGATGCTGACACGGGAAGGACTTCGAACCATATTGGACTTGGAAGATGATTTCGAGATCGTTGGCGTAGCTAAAAATGGGGAAGAGGCGTGTGAAATGGCAGAGACGCTTCAGCCAGACCTTATGCTGCTGGACATTCAAATGCCGATTATGGATGGAATCACCGCTTTAAAACGAATTAAGCAGAGCTCGCCCAACATTTTTATTTTGTTTTTAACGACATTCATAGACGCGGATTATATTGTAGAGGGCATGGCGCATGGGGCAAGCGGCTATATGCTGAAGGATATGGACATCGATAAAATGATTGCCGCGATTCGTGATACGATATCCGGGCAGTTTATTCTTCCAGCCGCGGTTGCAGCCAAACTGGCTGAGAGGATGAACAGGTTTACAGAAGATCACGAGCAATGGCAAAATCCGAGCCAGCGCCACATCCAACTGACAGATCGCGAGAAAAAGTTGGCACAGCTTATTATACGCGGACTGAACAATCGAGAAATTGCTGATGCGTTGTTCATAGCCGAAGGTACAGCACGCAACTACATCAGCAATCTCTATAGCAAACTGGAAGTTGTTGATCGCGCACAGGCGATTATTCGCCTGCAAGGCTTGATTTGA
- a CDS encoding sulfatase-like hydrolase/transferase — MKRNQQASRKLDKPNFLVILVDEERYPPVYENAEIKKWRKKNLIAQELLKENSMEFHRHYIGSSACCPSRATLFTGHYPSLHGVSQTVGIAKESFDSDVHWLDKNTVPTMGDYFREAGYQTHYKGKWHITNADIIVPGTHNSIPSFDPLTGIPDRERTDLYYQANRLDDFGFSDWIGPEPNGKNPRNSASSAGFGISGRDVVYGEETVMLLENLDRQKSNDKNAKPWLVIASFVNPHDIVLYGALTAHLPAFRFEVEPTVPSVSPAPTMNESLLTKPSCQASYRDTYPKALQPIIDNPFYRQLYYQLQKNADQQMLKVYESLARSSFYDNTIVIFTSDHGDLLGSHGNLHQKWYCAYEEFLHVPFLIHNKHLFPHNKNVDTLTSHVDLLPTMLGLANVDIHTIQCCLQKRFSEARPFVGRDLTPIILEQKPAVTGDSPVYFMTDDDVTRGQHQVNPLGETYASVVQPNHIESVLMTIITDGKKHLWKYSRYYDNVQFWSQPGVQDVTFLQADAAKGEQFPLWVTQVKTEPAPEEFELYNLTEDPLENRNLANPAYATQHTKEIETWMMELLNEQRMQKRLVPADTGIT; from the coding sequence ATGAAACGTAATCAGCAAGCTTCCCGAAAGCTCGATAAGCCTAATTTCCTTGTAATTTTGGTGGATGAGGAACGTTATCCCCCTGTATATGAGAACGCCGAAATAAAAAAATGGCGCAAAAAAAATCTAATCGCACAGGAGCTGTTGAAAGAAAACTCTATGGAGTTCCATAGGCACTACATCGGGAGCTCCGCATGCTGCCCAAGCCGGGCAACCTTGTTTACCGGACATTACCCGTCGCTCCACGGCGTCAGCCAAACGGTTGGAATCGCCAAAGAGTCTTTCGATTCCGATGTGCATTGGCTGGATAAAAACACCGTTCCTACGATGGGCGACTATTTCCGCGAAGCAGGCTATCAGACGCACTACAAAGGGAAATGGCATATAACCAATGCAGATATTATCGTCCCTGGCACCCACAACAGCATACCAAGCTTTGATCCTTTGACAGGCATACCTGACAGAGAGCGAACCGACTTATATTACCAAGCTAATCGCTTAGATGACTTCGGCTTCTCTGACTGGATTGGTCCGGAGCCAAATGGAAAAAATCCGCGTAATTCCGCCTCCTCTGCAGGTTTTGGAATCAGCGGACGCGATGTGGTTTATGGTGAGGAAACCGTGATGCTGCTTGAAAACCTTGATCGTCAAAAAAGCAACGATAAAAATGCCAAGCCATGGTTAGTCATTGCTTCCTTTGTTAACCCGCATGATATTGTTTTGTACGGTGCGCTCACCGCGCATCTGCCCGCCTTCCGTTTCGAAGTGGAGCCTACGGTACCATCGGTTTCCCCGGCGCCAACGATGAACGAGTCGCTGCTTACGAAACCAAGCTGCCAAGCAAGCTATCGCGATACTTACCCTAAGGCGCTGCAGCCGATCATCGACAATCCATTTTACCGTCAGCTTTATTACCAGCTGCAAAAAAATGCCGATCAGCAAATGTTAAAAGTATACGAGTCGCTTGCTCGCTCATCATTTTATGACAATACGATCGTTATTTTCACCTCAGACCATGGAGATTTGCTCGGATCTCACGGAAATCTTCATCAAAAATGGTACTGTGCCTATGAAGAGTTTCTGCATGTGCCATTCCTTATTCATAATAAGCATCTTTTTCCGCATAATAAAAATGTGGATACCCTTACAAGCCATGTTGATTTGCTGCCTACTATGCTTGGACTTGCGAATGTGGACATCCATACCATTCAATGCTGCTTGCAAAAGAGATTCAGCGAAGCCCGCCCTTTTGTTGGGCGCGACCTCACTCCTATCATTTTGGAACAAAAACCGGCGGTAACCGGCGATAGTCCTGTATATTTCATGACAGATGACGACGTGACACGCGGCCAGCACCAAGTAAATCCACTCGGGGAAACCTATGCATCCGTTGTTCAGCCTAATCACATTGAGTCTGTCCTCATGACGATCATTACCGATGGCAAGAAACATTTGTGGAAATACTCCCGTTACTATGACAACGTGCAATTTTGGAGCCAACCAGGCGTACAAGATGTAACCTTTTTGCAAGCTGATGCTGCGAAAGGTGAACAGTTCCCGCTGTGGGTGACACAAGTGAAAACGGAGCCGGCTCCTGAGGAATTTGAGCTGTACAACTTAACCGAAGATCCTCTAGAAAATCGCAATCTTGCGAATCCAGCCTATGCCACGCAGCATACGAAAGAAATTGAAACATGGATGATGGAGCTGCTAAATGAGCAGCGCATGCAAAAACGTCTTGTCCCAGCGGATACAGGCATCACTTAA
- a CDS encoding response regulator transcription factor — protein sequence MNSNYRIAVVDDDFHIRNLVEIYLQKENYQTIGLENAEDAWELWQTNPPDLWVLDIMLPGMDGYELCRRIRNEAEVPIIMISAKDTEVDKILGLELGSDDYLVKPFSPRELMARIKRQLQRWYKINQAEENTANAATPLSRLELGELQLMLEERRVFWQGEEVDMTSKEFTMLKVFIEQPNRAFARADLLTLVWGDDYFGSDRAVDHLIKRIRKKIEHLPIESVWGHGYRMRTDRGVY from the coding sequence GTGAACAGCAATTATCGCATCGCCGTTGTGGATGATGACTTTCATATACGTAATTTAGTCGAGATTTATTTGCAGAAGGAAAATTACCAGACAATCGGTTTGGAAAATGCAGAGGACGCATGGGAGCTGTGGCAAACCAATCCTCCGGATCTGTGGGTGCTCGATATTATGCTGCCGGGAATGGATGGCTATGAGCTATGCAGGCGAATTCGGAATGAGGCAGAAGTTCCCATTATTATGATTTCAGCCAAAGATACAGAGGTTGATAAAATATTAGGCTTGGAGCTTGGGAGCGACGATTATTTAGTTAAGCCGTTTAGTCCTCGCGAGCTGATGGCGCGCATAAAGCGGCAGCTCCAACGCTGGTATAAAATTAACCAAGCCGAAGAAAACACGGCGAATGCTGCAACGCCATTGTCACGGCTGGAGCTCGGTGAGCTTCAATTGATGCTGGAGGAAAGACGTGTATTCTGGCAAGGCGAGGAAGTGGACATGACGAGCAAGGAATTCACGATGCTCAAGGTGTTTATTGAGCAGCCGAATCGTGCTTTTGCTAGAGCTGATCTGCTCACACTCGTCTGGGGCGACGATTATTTCGGCAGCGATCGTGCAGTCGATCATCTTATTAAACGAATACGAAAAAAAATAGAGCATTTACCTATAGAGTCGGTATGGGGTCATGGCTATCGAATGAGAACGGATCGGGGTGTGTATTAA
- a CDS encoding ATP-binding protein translates to MKLVHQINLAFGIALVLVLSITALLIHYVLLDHFMVAQKEELKMASATLSATMKTDMVTQSAKDSRVTLSASALSINSSIEAVVTDAQGNIMQEVLPIQTLQAGKASSTETAAIASVGKVVNGTDKGFLVEVNAIPQGTLTVFTPVSKVKEIEQALLKRLLLVFGVGGMLMLVLSHLITRKLIKPLMKLKEELTKVKSRQFSKVKRVKAGGEIGSVAQVVFEMADELNRFNRAQKQFFQNASHELKSPLMSIAGYAEGIRDGVFEGEGVYKGLDIILSESDRLKNLVTEMTLLAKLDSEEDIYQPSLVCLKDLLAETIERVNPMLVKKEITLHPSYDEHEQLIVRADQDKLLQAMLNVVTNAIRHADKNIYIHASAKKGRIEISVSDDGGGIPDELLPYLFHRFVKGKDGESGLGLAISRAIVERCGGLITAGNRKGGGAIFSLGFPIAA, encoded by the coding sequence ATGAAGCTCGTTCATCAAATTAATCTCGCATTTGGCATCGCGCTTGTGCTTGTTTTATCAATCACTGCGCTATTAATTCATTATGTATTATTAGATCATTTTATGGTTGCGCAGAAGGAAGAATTGAAGATGGCAAGCGCAACGCTGTCCGCTACTATGAAGACGGATATGGTGACCCAATCAGCGAAGGATAGCCGGGTGACTCTTTCTGCCAGTGCATTATCAATTAACTCATCCATTGAAGCCGTCGTGACGGATGCCCAAGGAAATATTATGCAAGAGGTATTGCCGATACAAACCTTGCAGGCCGGCAAAGCGTCGAGCACGGAGACAGCAGCCATTGCGAGCGTTGGTAAGGTAGTGAACGGTACGGATAAAGGGTTTCTTGTTGAAGTGAACGCCATTCCGCAGGGTACGCTGACGGTCTTTACGCCAGTTAGCAAAGTTAAAGAAATAGAGCAGGCGCTGCTGAAACGTTTGCTTCTTGTATTTGGTGTAGGCGGAATGCTCATGCTGGTGCTTAGCCATTTGATCACAAGGAAGCTAATCAAGCCGCTCATGAAATTGAAGGAAGAATTGACAAAGGTGAAGAGCCGCCAGTTTTCCAAGGTGAAACGCGTAAAGGCAGGGGGGGAGATTGGTTCTGTTGCACAGGTCGTTTTTGAAATGGCTGACGAGCTTAATCGATTTAACCGTGCGCAAAAGCAGTTTTTCCAAAATGCTTCGCATGAGCTGAAATCACCTTTAATGTCCATTGCGGGTTATGCGGAAGGCATTAGAGACGGAGTGTTTGAAGGTGAAGGTGTTTATAAAGGCTTGGACATTATTTTGAGTGAAAGTGACAGGCTAAAAAATCTGGTGACCGAAATGACGTTGTTAGCGAAGCTCGACAGCGAGGAGGATATTTATCAGCCCTCGTTGGTGTGTTTAAAGGATTTGCTCGCGGAGACGATTGAACGTGTAAACCCTATGCTCGTCAAAAAAGAAATTACACTGCATCCAAGCTATGATGAACATGAACAGCTGATTGTACGAGCAGACCAAGACAAGCTTCTTCAGGCGATGCTTAATGTTGTGACAAACGCGATTCGACATGCGGACAAAAATATTTATATTCATGCTTCGGCTAAGAAAGGCCGCATAGAAATATCGGTGTCCGATGATGGCGGCGGCATTCCGGATGAGCTGCTTCCTTATTTATTTCATCGTTTTGTGAAAGGCAAGGACGGGGAGTCTGGCCTCGGCCTAGCTATATCGCGAGCGATTGTGGAACGATGCGGGGGCCTCATTACAGCAGGCAACCGCAAGGGCGGTGGTGCTATATTTTCTCTTGGATTTCCAATTGCCGCATGA
- a CDS encoding spore germination protein has product MKFFRGNRKSKYRIPTNSASSLQDPPISKNMSTNIVYLKQLFTLTPDLIIRQIQTDQEGNSTTLVYLEGLVNKEYIHNNILHELINGSPEQYNRLPEVSVGKIRIGWSWDEIENAILQGNSVLFVEGQAKVYIYDTKGWPQRAVEDSRIEASLRGAHQSFVETGSQNIALIRRYIPNRELKIKELIVGQRGKLKLSIIYLADVANPELLKELEKRINLIDIDAIMNTGELAEFIEDNPFSPFPQVILTEKPDTTASHILQGRFAVIVDRSPTVLIAPVNFITFFQSVDDYNSRWLSASFIRLLRFFALFIALFLPSAYIAFISFNYEVIPVQLILSIAETRSRVPFPPIIEAILMEIVLEMMREAGIRLPAMIGQTIGIVGGIIIGQAAVQAGIVSNFMVIVVSSTAIASFIIPNYDMGASIRLLRFPMMILASMFGIVGIVTGAIVLVAHFVSLESLGTPYGSPLAPWRYAEMKDVFVRFPLWSMLKRPKSTMPLQSIRQKNHREDEGS; this is encoded by the coding sequence ATGAAGTTTTTTAGAGGAAACCGAAAATCAAAATATCGGATACCGACTAATAGTGCCTCATCTCTTCAAGATCCTCCCATTAGCAAAAATATGTCAACTAATATTGTTTACCTCAAACAGCTGTTCACGTTAACACCAGATTTGATTATCAGACAAATCCAAACGGATCAGGAAGGTAACTCTACGACACTTGTATATCTGGAGGGATTAGTAAATAAGGAATATATACATAACAATATTTTGCATGAGTTAATTAATGGTTCTCCTGAACAATATAATCGCTTACCCGAAGTAAGTGTAGGAAAGATTCGTATCGGATGGTCTTGGGATGAAATAGAAAATGCTATTTTGCAAGGGAATAGTGTGCTTTTTGTCGAAGGACAGGCCAAGGTCTACATTTATGATACGAAAGGCTGGCCGCAAAGAGCGGTTGAAGACTCTCGTATTGAAGCGTCACTTCGTGGAGCACACCAAAGCTTCGTAGAAACAGGTAGTCAAAATATTGCTTTGATTCGCAGATATATTCCTAATCGTGAACTGAAGATCAAGGAGCTGATTGTAGGACAACGCGGGAAATTAAAGCTCTCCATTATATACTTGGCTGATGTGGCTAATCCGGAGCTACTCAAAGAGCTTGAAAAGCGAATCAATCTTATTGATATTGATGCCATTATGAATACAGGAGAGTTAGCTGAATTCATTGAGGATAATCCGTTTTCGCCGTTCCCGCAGGTTATTTTGACGGAGAAACCAGATACGACCGCATCACATATTCTCCAAGGAAGATTTGCCGTTATCGTGGATCGATCGCCCACTGTGTTGATTGCTCCCGTAAATTTTATTACCTTCTTTCAAAGCGTTGATGATTACAATAGCCGCTGGTTGAGTGCTTCCTTTATTCGGCTTCTTCGTTTCTTTGCTTTATTTATTGCATTGTTTTTACCCTCTGCTTATATAGCGTTCATTTCATTTAATTACGAGGTCATTCCGGTACAGCTCATTCTATCAATTGCGGAGACCAGATCACGGGTGCCATTTCCACCTATTATAGAAGCTATTTTGATGGAAATCGTACTTGAAATGATGAGAGAAGCAGGAATTCGTCTGCCTGCAATGATCGGTCAAACGATTGGTATTGTTGGAGGCATCATTATTGGGCAGGCGGCTGTTCAGGCAGGAATTGTAAGCAATTTTATGGTCATCGTCGTATCCTCTACTGCAATAGCCTCGTTTATCATTCCGAACTATGATATGGGGGCTTCAATAAGGCTGCTAAGGTTCCCGATGATGATACTGGCCTCGATGTTTGGCATAGTGGGAATTGTCACCGGAGCGATTGTTTTAGTTGCTCATTTCGTTTCTTTGGAATCGCTGGGAACTCCCTACGGAAGCCCGTTAGCTCCTTGGAGATATGCTGAAATGAAGGATGTTTTTGTTCGTTTTCCTTTATGGTCTATGCTCAAGCGACCCAAAAGCACGATGCCCTTACAATCCATCAGACAGAAAAATCATCGGGAGGATGAGGGTTCTTGA
- a CDS encoding endospore germination permease — MKKHGLNQITFMQFIFIIQGCQVGTGVFSLPRELALKAGTDGWITLILGYFLNLIASIIIVKVLEKYPDDTIFDLLIRLFGKFVGKAMALPIILYFAFFTWTILSLTMLFIKHWFLQITPDYIVVCLIIAPGFLIVGKGLHVLGRYSELVFYMTIWMFFLLLFSLKDARWIHLLPIIKEGWKPIFDGVESSVFSFLGFEIVLVLYPFLKTKHLAVRGIVIANSITFFVYLGVTLICFAYFSPDGITDYNQPLFNLLKMIEFHFLERFDMIFLALYLFVISTAWLPYMFGAAFGANFLFGTKNAAPFGTVLLLSFVVLTVFLHPSWNETGQWTEFISKVGIWFVYVCPIFLYLYIRIYNRFQRSDS; from the coding sequence TTGAAGAAACATGGACTAAACCAAATTACATTCATGCAGTTTATTTTTATCATCCAAGGGTGTCAGGTGGGAACTGGGGTGTTTTCTCTCCCCAGAGAGCTTGCTTTGAAAGCAGGGACCGACGGATGGATAACACTCATCTTGGGATATTTCTTAAATCTGATTGCAAGTATTATTATCGTAAAGGTTTTAGAGAAATACCCGGATGACACCATTTTTGATTTGTTGATCCGTCTTTTTGGCAAGTTTGTGGGGAAGGCAATGGCCCTTCCTATTATTTTGTATTTCGCTTTTTTCACTTGGACGATACTGTCATTAACGATGTTATTTATCAAGCATTGGTTTTTGCAAATAACCCCGGATTATATTGTAGTTTGTTTAATCATTGCTCCTGGATTTCTTATTGTTGGAAAAGGTCTGCATGTTTTGGGAAGATACTCTGAGCTTGTTTTTTATATGACGATTTGGATGTTTTTTCTCTTACTGTTTTCACTGAAAGACGCTCGATGGATTCATCTCCTTCCGATCATCAAGGAAGGTTGGAAACCTATTTTTGATGGGGTAGAGTCATCAGTTTTCTCATTTCTCGGTTTTGAGATTGTGTTGGTGTTATATCCTTTTTTGAAAACAAAGCATTTGGCTGTTCGCGGAATCGTCATAGCTAATTCGATTACTTTCTTTGTTTATCTAGGAGTTACCTTGATTTGCTTCGCCTACTTTAGTCCAGACGGGATTACAGACTATAATCAGCCACTATTTAATTTATTGAAGATGATTGAATTTCATTTTTTAGAGCGTTTTGATATGATTTTTTTGGCACTCTATTTGTTTGTTATTTCAACGGCGTGGCTTCCTTACATGTTCGGAGCAGCCTTTGGCGCTAATTTCCTATTTGGTACAAAAAATGCAGCTCCGTTCGGAACTGTCCTTCTATTGTCGTTCGTTGTGCTCACTGTTTTTCTTCATCCTTCATGGAATGAGACGGGTCAATGGACGGAATTCATTAGTAAAGTAGGAATATGGTTCGTATATGTGTGTCCTATCTTCCTTTACCTATATATCCGTATATATAATCGATTTCAACGGAGTGATAGCTAA
- a CDS encoding Ger(x)C family spore germination protein: MRVIYLFGLLLSLSVLSGCADRIDIEDISLGLMIGIDLDEDGNLVISSSSPVFNKEAKDKEENMTVKAITIRESIEQLDATITALSRRGKVQVILIGKRVVQHKHWFRVMDTMYRDGKNTTVSRVVLVDGAVSEIAMSTPKDKPRLPLYLLKLIDTAYQRNITVKTTVQELHRQFTEKGTTPFMTEMKKDGQITVTGTALLDHSGKYKLTLDINETKLLKILQGEKGGVFSFSLKLPQQPDEGLSQENKASFYPTFIQVKTKAGFIDNHFKFNIGVKMGIVMTERLFDFDVEKNAPELEKQIEEEFHKQVRNIIKKTQKAKIDPFGLGLHARAYEYKHWKEVKENWGEAFSRAEINVKIKIKIQAMGSNR; encoded by the coding sequence ATGAGAGTCATTTACTTATTTGGTCTTCTGTTATCACTGTCCGTTCTTTCGGGATGTGCGGATCGGATCGACATTGAAGATATTTCACTCGGTCTGATGATTGGAATCGATCTAGATGAGGATGGAAATCTTGTTATTTCTTCATCTAGCCCGGTGTTTAATAAAGAAGCGAAGGACAAGGAAGAGAACATGACCGTTAAGGCCATTACGATTAGAGAATCGATAGAACAATTGGATGCTACAATCACTGCATTGTCAAGAAGAGGTAAGGTTCAAGTGATTCTCATTGGTAAACGTGTTGTTCAGCATAAACACTGGTTCAGAGTTATGGATACAATGTACAGGGATGGAAAGAACACAACCGTGTCTCGGGTCGTCTTGGTAGATGGAGCCGTTTCAGAAATCGCCATGTCTACGCCTAAAGATAAGCCCCGTCTTCCTCTGTATTTATTGAAATTGATAGATACCGCATACCAACGCAATATTACAGTTAAAACGACAGTTCAAGAGCTTCATCGTCAATTCACAGAAAAAGGGACAACTCCTTTTATGACAGAGATGAAAAAAGATGGTCAAATAACAGTAACGGGTACGGCACTTTTGGATCATTCGGGTAAATATAAACTAACCTTGGATATTAACGAAACAAAATTATTAAAAATATTGCAAGGTGAAAAGGGTGGCGTATTTTCATTTTCACTCAAGCTTCCTCAGCAGCCGGACGAGGGCTTGTCTCAAGAGAATAAAGCCAGTTTTTACCCTACATTTATTCAAGTGAAGACAAAAGCTGGTTTTATCGATAATCATTTCAAATTTAATATTGGGGTGAAGATGGGCATTGTTATGACAGAACGTCTTTTTGATTTTGATGTCGAGAAGAATGCCCCCGAGTTAGAAAAACAAATAGAAGAAGAGTTTCATAAACAAGTGCGAAACATAATTAAGAAGACGCAAAAGGCCAAAATCGATCCATTTGGATTAGGTTTACATGCAAGAGCTTATGAATACAAGCATTGGAAGGAGGTAAAGGAGAACTGGGGCGAAGCATTTTCTCGGGCGGAAATAAATGTTAAAATAAAAATAAAAATCCAAGCAATGGGCTCGAACAGATGA
- a CDS encoding LytTR family transcriptional regulator DNA-binding domain-containing protein gives MSVLTINELERYTENVLVFPAFHIEIACHEVVALYSSMNVRNALLAMLTGKLPISSGEIKVNELSFANNRKGFLSRIGLLLLQDGSYERLTVKENFSFFKQLYGSSLSIDEAVRIVKLDLKANKRLTKLSLSEKRRVQFARLLFQDPALYIFEEPDQNVDLETKLVFHKMVHTLGESGKAILVLTGNMETALSVTSRVYRLDEKGLKAFDVQDTEEEPKLVSPEDADKKEEPVLSNTDSVEELENDEPIVQHVRFEKIPTRMNDKIILFNPPEIDYIESSEGQTNLYIKGEMYPTSFKINELEERLQTYGFFRCHRSYIVNLQKVREVITFTRNSYSLVLDDHLKTNVPLSKTKMAELKEMIGLK, from the coding sequence GTGTCGGTTCTTACCATTAATGAGTTAGAGAGATATACCGAAAACGTACTCGTATTTCCTGCCTTTCATATCGAAATTGCATGTCATGAAGTGGTCGCGCTTTATTCGAGCATGAATGTCCGAAATGCGTTATTAGCGATGCTGACAGGAAAACTGCCGATTTCCAGTGGGGAAATTAAAGTGAATGAGCTGTCATTTGCAAACAACAGGAAGGGTTTTCTTAGTAGGATAGGTCTTCTGCTGTTGCAAGATGGCTCTTATGAACGGCTGACGGTCAAAGAAAACTTTAGTTTCTTTAAACAGCTATACGGTTCAAGCCTATCCATCGATGAAGCTGTCCGCATCGTCAAGCTCGATCTGAAAGCCAATAAGCGCCTAACGAAGCTGAGCCTGTCAGAGAAAAGGCGGGTTCAGTTTGCACGCTTATTATTTCAAGATCCTGCCCTTTACATTTTTGAGGAGCCGGATCAGAATGTCGACCTCGAAACGAAGCTTGTTTTTCATAAAATGGTGCATACACTCGGGGAGAGCGGCAAAGCGATTCTCGTGCTCACGGGGAATATGGAAACAGCGCTTAGTGTGACAAGCCGTGTCTATCGTCTGGATGAGAAGGGACTCAAAGCTTTTGATGTTCAAGATACAGAAGAGGAACCGAAATTAGTATCTCCAGAAGATGCGGATAAAAAGGAAGAACCTGTGCTATCTAATACAGATAGTGTTGAGGAGCTTGAAAATGATGAGCCTATCGTTCAGCACGTCAGATTTGAGAAAATTCCGACACGAATGAATGACAAAATTATATTGTTTAATCCTCCGGAAATTGATTATATCGAAAGCAGTGAAGGACAAACGAATCTCTATATTAAAGGGGAGATGTATCCAACATCCTTCAAAATTAATGAGCTGGAAGAAAGACTGCAGACGTATGGTTTCTTTCGTTGTCATCGTTCTTACATCGTTAATTTGCAAAAGGTAAGAGAAGTCATTACCTTCACACGCAATAGCTATAGCTTGGTGCTTGATGATCATTTAAAGACTAACGTACCGCTGTCAAAAACAAAAATGGCTGAGTTAAAGGAAATGATCGGGCTTAAATAA
- a CDS encoding ABC transporter ATP-binding protein, with the protein MQNIIEVTSLEKSFSNSRALKNVSFNVRKGEIFGFLGPSGSGKTTTIKILTAQSKPTSGSAYVFGVPTSKLREEKYRKKIGIITDNTSLYARLSVYDNLKFFCDLYDVPEDRIHVVLQMVNLEQESKKMVSKLSKGMLQRVILARAFLHEPELLFLDEPTSALDPVNTKHIYEGLLQLKAKGTTIFLTTHDMNEAETLCDRVAFLNNGTIQLLDEPKKLREQHSDATITVELIDGSTVIVPKGSEGAQKVFDYMSKNQVASIQSNFPTLGDIFVEVTGRKLS; encoded by the coding sequence ATGCAAAATATAATTGAAGTGACTTCATTAGAGAAATCATTTTCGAATTCCAGGGCGTTAAAGAATGTTTCCTTTAACGTAAGGAAGGGTGAGATTTTCGGATTTCTAGGACCAAGCGGATCGGGCAAAACAACAACCATCAAAATATTAACAGCACAGTCGAAGCCGACCTCGGGGAGTGCCTATGTATTTGGAGTTCCCACGAGTAAATTGCGAGAAGAGAAGTATCGCAAAAAAATTGGAATCATTACAGACAATACGTCTTTGTATGCTCGCTTGTCTGTTTACGATAATTTGAAGTTTTTTTGTGATTTATACGATGTGCCCGAAGACCGGATTCATGTCGTGCTGCAGATGGTGAATTTGGAGCAAGAGAGCAAGAAGATGGTATCTAAATTATCCAAGGGCATGCTTCAACGGGTCATTCTCGCTCGGGCTTTCCTGCATGAACCAGAGCTCTTGTTTCTGGATGAGCCCACATCAGCGCTTGACCCTGTAAATACGAAGCATATTTATGAAGGCTTGTTGCAATTGAAAGCAAAGGGTACAACCATTTTTTTAACGACACATGATATGAATGAAGCCGAAACTTTATGTGACCGCGTTGCTTTCCTAAACAATGGAACGATTCAATTGCTCGATGAACCAAAGAAGCTGCGTGAGCAGCATAGCGATGCAACCATTACAGTGGAGCTAATTGATGGGTCAACGGTTATTGTACCAAAGGGATCTGAAGGGGCGCAGAAGGTATTTGACTATATGAGCAAAAACCAAGTAGCATCCATTCAATCGAACTTTCCAACATTAGGCGATATTTTTGTAGAAGTGACTGGGAGGAAACTATCATGA